The following coding sequences are from one Nostoc sp. HK-01 window:
- a CDS encoding putative transposase — translation MLGRGTATVQRWLKAYTESGISSLVSRKKGSGRPPIINTEVREQLLKELDDPQGFKSYEEIRTWLKAVEGVEASYKVVHDTVRYQMKAKLKVPRAVGIKHQPEAEEEFKKNFHNT, via the coding sequence GTGTTAGGAAGAGGAACAGCAACAGTGCAAAGATGGTTAAAAGCTTATACAGAGTCGGGAATTAGCAGTCTGGTATCAAGAAAGAAGGGATCAGGACGACCACCAATTATAAACACGGAAGTAAGAGAGCAACTTTTAAAAGAACTGGATGACCCACAGGGATTCAAAAGTTATGAAGAAATACGAACATGGTTAAAAGCGGTGGAGGGAGTAGAAGCGTCATATAAAGTAGTACACGATACAGTACGTTATCAAATGAAAGCGAAGCTAAAAGTGCCGCGTGCAGTAGGTATTAAACACCAGCCTGAAGCGGAAGAAGAGTTTAAAAAAAACTTCCACAATACCTAG
- a CDS encoding transposase IS204/IS1001/IS1096/IS1165 family protein, whose protein sequence is MGQKAIEVLCRLLPDTKNLQLENWLINEAQATITLIIASVQTVTQCPICASQTHRIHSRYKRTLADLPWADYRITLQMCVRKFFCINVNCRRRIFTERLANVTAPWARRTLRLAQRFTATGLALGGAAGVRLSRRSGFTVSRNTLLRLVRRMPLKSADSPQTLGVDDFAFRKSQTYGTILVNLEQSQPIALLQDRSAETLAQWLKAHPGIKVVSRDRAKAYASGISQGAPEAIQVADRFHLLQNLGETLERVFHGHSKDLKEVDEAYSQIEVIQTDGTVVAPVPPPPTPTKQERLAQQRRTRRLAIYQQVWELHRQGWSGQAIARRLGIGHGTVFRYLSSLTFVERQGRSDRGRSLLNPYKDYLLKRWNEGYIDTKGLFGEIQRRGYSGSYDTVARYTRRLRSSQGLKLRQRLVNKPLPMVAEPQQKSLIPIHEKFDSNKASRIKSHPVIEATVDVFNFSKRCQINCLNSSNVAKLSQAKCLLTSSHNRSIGLTCGVCGGWNNKIIFSGI, encoded by the coding sequence ATGGGTCAAAAGGCGATAGAAGTACTGTGTCGCCTATTACCCGATACAAAAAATCTTCAGCTTGAGAATTGGCTGATTAACGAAGCACAAGCTACTATAACGTTAATTATCGCTTCAGTACAAACTGTTACTCAATGTCCAATCTGTGCCTCCCAAACTCACCGAATTCATAGTCGCTATAAGCGCACATTGGCTGATCTACCGTGGGCTGATTATAGAATCACTTTACAGATGTGTGTACGGAAGTTTTTTTGTATTAATGTTAATTGTAGACGACGAATTTTTACTGAAAGATTGGCTAACGTAACTGCTCCTTGGGCGCGTCGGACTCTGCGACTAGCTCAACGATTTACCGCTACTGGGTTGGCATTGGGCGGTGCAGCTGGGGTAAGACTTTCACGACGCTCAGGTTTTACTGTGAGTCGCAACACACTGCTGCGATTAGTGCGTAGGATGCCTTTAAAATCAGCCGATTCGCCACAAACTCTTGGAGTAGACGATTTTGCCTTTCGCAAAAGCCAAACCTATGGCACTATACTCGTTAATTTAGAACAAAGCCAACCAATAGCTTTACTCCAAGACCGCTCTGCGGAAACTTTAGCCCAATGGTTAAAAGCACATCCAGGTATTAAAGTTGTCTCACGAGACCGAGCCAAAGCTTATGCTAGTGGCATTAGCCAGGGAGCGCCCGAAGCTATCCAGGTTGCAGATCGTTTTCATCTACTACAGAATCTAGGAGAAACACTCGAACGAGTGTTTCATGGGCATAGCAAAGACTTGAAAGAAGTTGATGAAGCTTACAGTCAAATTGAAGTCATCCAAACAGATGGCACAGTAGTTGCACCAGTACCGCCACCCCCAACACCGACGAAACAGGAGCGCCTTGCCCAACAGCGCCGTACACGAAGACTAGCGATTTATCAGCAAGTTTGGGAATTACATCGCCAGGGGTGGTCGGGACAAGCTATTGCCCGCAGACTTGGTATTGGTCATGGAACTGTGTTTCGTTACCTGAGTAGTCTCACTTTTGTTGAACGTCAGGGACGTAGCGACCGTGGTCGAAGTCTGCTGAACCCTTACAAAGATTATCTTCTCAAACGCTGGAACGAGGGTTATATCGATACCAAAGGGCTGTTTGGGGAAATTCAACGGCGTGGTTACTCTGGTAGCTATGATACTGTAGCCCGCTACACCCGTCGGTTACGCTCCTCACAAGGTTTGAAACTGAGGCAACGGCTGGTAAATAAACCTCTGCCTATGGTTGCTGAACCACAGCAGAAGTCTCTTATACCAATTCACGAAAAATTTGATTCAAATAAAGCATCAAGAATAAAATCCCACCCTGTGATAGAAGCAACGGTTGATGTATTTAATTTCTCCAAACGCTGCCAGATAAATTGTCTTAATTCATCTAACGTAGCAAAACTTTCCCAAGCCAAATGTCTTTTAACTTCTTCCCATAACCGCTCAATTGGATTAACTTGCGGTGTATGTGGGGGTTGGAACAATAAAATTATATTCTCTGGTATCTGA
- a CDS encoding integrase/recombinase: protein MVKQLLQVPKVGKTQKGERQSPNSHKYSEVRTREHLLLEEVEAMRSAIKKSKTRHAHRDSTLILLIYRHGLRVAEVASLRWEQIDWNSGTIYVKRVKKGTPSTHPLYSEEIRSLRKLQRDYPASPYVFQSSRRGPLAHDTIAGIVERAGELASLPFRVHAHMLRHGTGYYLANRGTDTRTIQSYLGHKNIQHTVRYTELASTKFQGLWDD, encoded by the coding sequence ATGGTCAAGCAGCTCCTCCAAGTACCGAAAGTTGGTAAAACTCAAAAAGGAGAGCGTCAATCGCCTAACTCTCACAAATACTCAGAGGTTAGGACTAGGGAGCATTTGTTACTAGAAGAAGTTGAGGCGATGCGGTCAGCTATCAAAAAGTCAAAAACTCGCCACGCTCACCGAGACTCAACCCTAATTTTGTTAATCTACCGTCACGGATTACGAGTGGCAGAGGTGGCATCTCTGCGCTGGGAACAAATAGATTGGAATAGTGGCACAATTTACGTGAAGCGGGTTAAAAAAGGTACTCCATCTACTCATCCTCTTTACTCTGAAGAAATTCGTTCTCTCCGCAAGCTTCAAAGAGATTATCCCGCTAGTCCCTATGTTTTCCAGTCTTCTCGACGTGGCCCGTTGGCACATGATACGATCGCCGGCATTGTTGAACGGGCTGGTGAGTTAGCTAGTCTACCTTTCAGAGTCCATGCTCATATGTTAAGGCATGGAACGGGCTATTATTTGGCTAATCGAGGTACTGACACGCGGACAATTCAGAGTTACCTGGGACATAAAAATATACAGCACACGGTTCGTTACACTGAACTTGCATCTACCAAGTTTCAGGGACTTTGGGATGATTAA
- a CDS encoding polysaccharide deacetylase has product MESIFTFSSSLLESALVGLTIVMALFIFQPRWLISIIALIFPGVIYFSKTTQKIIALTIDDSPDSNTTPKLLEVLRYHHARATFFIISDKVIKNELIISQMVEQGHEIGNHLTKDEPSIKLSPEKFEEKLLEAHNILTQFSITYWLRPASGLYNHMMIKIAQKYGYSVVLGSIFPLDTHIHSSWFASNHILLNASPGSVIILHDNGERGERTALTLEKILPELTRRGYRVVTLSELFLTY; this is encoded by the coding sequence ATGGAAAGTATTTTTACGTTTAGCTCTTCTTTGCTTGAATCGGCTTTAGTTGGGTTAACTATAGTTATGGCTTTATTTATCTTCCAGCCAAGATGGCTGATTTCGATTATTGCCTTAATTTTTCCAGGAGTTATTTACTTTTCTAAAACTACTCAAAAAATTATTGCTCTTACTATAGACGATAGCCCCGATTCCAACACAACACCTAAACTTCTTGAGGTTCTGCGATATCATCATGCGCGAGCAACTTTTTTCATTATTAGCGATAAAGTTATAAAAAATGAGCTTATCATCTCGCAAATGGTAGAGCAAGGTCATGAGATAGGAAATCACCTTACTAAAGATGAACCAAGTATTAAGTTATCACCAGAAAAATTTGAGGAAAAGTTACTTGAGGCTCATAATATACTTACTCAATTCAGTATTACTTATTGGTTACGACCTGCATCTGGCTTGTACAATCACATGATGATTAAGATAGCCCAAAAGTATGGATATAGTGTTGTTTTAGGCTCTATATTTCCACTTGATACTCATATTCACTCATCTTGGTTTGCATCGAATCACATTTTATTAAATGCTAGTCCTGGTTCAGTAATTATTTTGCATGACAATGGTGAGCGGGGTGAAAGAACAGCATTAACATTAGAGAAAATTCTACCTGAGCTTACTAGAAGAGGTTATCGAGTAGTTACACTTTCAGAACTTTTTCTTACATATTAG
- a CDS encoding transposase encodes MRDVIKNLIDGISDAWVKVSKYWQVSCKSAITQARQ; translated from the coding sequence ATGCGGGATGTAATTAAAAACCTCATAGATGGGATTAGTGATGCATGGGTAAAAGTTAGTAAATACTGGCAGGTGTCTTGTAAATCAGCGATTACACAAGCTCGGCAGTAA
- a CDS encoding integrase/recombinase encodes MNTRAIADNFNPESLALTEPVPLTMHPAEVYLHSLGEGSRRTMREALNVIAQLLTSGTCDASTLDWSKLRYQHTAAVRSVLMEKYSPAMANKMLCALRRTLKEAWRLGLMSTDEYGRAADIESVRGQSLLKGRELDPEEIVALWSDCIQDDSTLGRRDAALLAVLTVGLRRSEVTYLDLSDFKPRTRSLTIREAKGRKERIVYLPEAGVQAVTDWLLIRGKEPGPLFYPLNKANKIISRRMSEQGVLRALQRRGEKADVDAFTPHDFRRTFIGNLLDAGADIVTVAKLAGHASPNTTSKYDRRGEVAKKRAIDLLNLPYSRRKNLT; translated from the coding sequence GTGAACACCCGCGCGATCGCTGACAATTTTAATCCAGAGTCGCTGGCGTTAACCGAACCAGTACCGCTAACTATGCACCCGGCTGAAGTTTATCTCCACAGTCTTGGGGAAGGTTCCCGGCGCACAATGCGAGAGGCCCTAAATGTGATCGCCCAACTGCTAACCAGTGGTACTTGTGATGCAAGCACTTTGGATTGGTCAAAGTTGCGTTACCAGCACACAGCCGCAGTTAGGTCAGTGCTGATGGAAAAATACAGCCCAGCGATGGCGAACAAAATGCTATGTGCATTACGGCGAACGCTCAAGGAAGCTTGGCGGTTAGGGTTGATGTCCACAGATGAGTATGGACGAGCAGCTGATATTGAGTCGGTGCGGGGCCAAAGTTTGTTGAAGGGGCGCGAACTCGATCCTGAAGAAATTGTTGCGTTGTGGTCTGATTGTATTCAAGATGACTCAACATTGGGTCGCAGAGATGCGGCACTACTGGCAGTTTTAACGGTAGGGTTGCGTCGCAGTGAGGTTACTTACCTTGATTTGAGCGATTTTAAGCCGCGCACTCGGTCATTAACTATACGGGAAGCTAAGGGACGGAAGGAACGAATTGTGTATTTACCTGAAGCTGGTGTGCAAGCTGTTACTGATTGGTTGCTGATCCGGGGTAAAGAACCAGGGCCGCTTTTTTATCCTTTAAATAAGGCAAATAAAATCATATCAAGGCGGATGAGTGAGCAGGGGGTGTTACGAGCATTGCAACGACGCGGAGAAAAAGCTGATGTGGATGCGTTTACACCTCATGATTTTAGAAGAACTTTTATCGGTAATCTATTGGATGCTGGTGCAGATATCGTCACGGTAGCGAAACTAGCAGGTCATGCGTCGCCAAATACTACAAGTAAATACGATAGGCGTGGGGAAGTGGCGAAGAAACGGGCGATTGATTTGCTGAATCTGCCTTATAGTAGGCGGAAAAACCTCACTTAA